The genome window GAAAGGTGGCAGCACTGACCTCAGTACTTCCTAGACTGGAAGGTTTTGTCCCTACCTCCCACCCACACATTGTCAGGTTTCTTAGGGGAGCCACCCTGAAGGATAGACCAGTCAACCATCATTTCCCGACGTGGAGGTTGCACACTGTCTTACATGCACTTACTGCAACTCCCTTTGAGCCTATTATGGACGTTCCGTTAAAGCACCTCAGAATGAAGGTTATTTTTTTAGTTGTCATCACTTCTGCCAGAAGGTTTTCTGAACTGGCAGCATTTTCAATCAAACCACCACTATGTGTATTTCACAAGGATAAGGTGGTCTTGTGTACGGACCCTGCGTTTGTTCCCAAGGTTAATTCTACCTTCCATAGACGACAGGAGATATTTTTACCTACTTTTTGTGCAGATCCAAAACACCCTAAGGAGGCGTATTGGCATAAACTTGACATCAGAGCAGCGACTTGGTCCTCTCTTTCCACGTTCGTTCGTCATTATAGGTTGAATGTCTACAGTGCGGCCGATTCAGATTACAGCCGCAGGGTACTACAGCACATCATAGGAGAGGATTTCGACCCCACCCTTTAGTTACTGTGACACTGCTAGGgaaggtcacccagatgtcctcttgctcaatggagaaacaacattggtcttacccgtgaaggagacttctccattgagcaattgaggacatctgCCCACGCAAAATGGTCATACATCCTCTCCAGTATTTTTCATATCATTGtagtttcttttttcttgctgtaGAGGCCCCTTTTTTCTCAGGGATCAATTCTCCGTTTTTTTCTGATAGGGCTCTTAGGTGTTATCGTTCtctgtttttgtggttttttcctGGACTATTTAGTCCTTTCCCTTGTTATGGGAGGCCGTTTGCCCGGGAATTCTTTATCTACAAGTTTTTTCCAGAACCTTCGTTTTTCAGTCGTGTACTGCTTTTTGGAGAGACCAGAACTGGAGAGCAAGAGAGGAGGCAGACCTTCAGAAAGCGGAGGAGCCTGGGAGAATTTTTtaattaacccctgccttcctgaaagGAGATCAAACAGaacccagatgtcctcaattgctcaatggagaagtctccttctcaggtaagaccaatgttgttttcagaggtaaaataaagcattttgagcTTTGTTCTATGTCATTTTTAAAGATGACCCCTTCCAACAAACTGCTATTATTTGGGGCAAACAGTAGGAAATGCAACTTAGCTGTTTTCTAACTGGATATTGTTGTGGAAGGCAATATAAACCAATAATGTATCTGTTTTAGCTAGAGCCTTTTAGAATCACAGCTTTATGCCTGCATTTATCTCAAAATCATTGGATCACATAACATGCTTTGAAGGAAGATAGAAAAAAAAGCTCATTCTCTGAACACCACTATTTGTTcctctttgttccttttttacattaaaaaatcagAGGAAATTGTATTAGATTTATTCAAGTACAATCTCCATGACAACAGACTAATTAATCCCCATCAATCTGGCTTTGGTCCTCTTCACTGAACTTGTACTCCCCAGCTTCACTTCACATGTCGAATCTGGTGAGTTCTGGATGAAGGTCACTTATAGGTACATTTATTCTTTATATAAAGAACTCCCTTTAATGCACTCAACAGTCTTCTCTTCATCTCAATTATTGGTATTTCTCATCCTCATTTGCCACTTTTCATGACTGTTTTTTATTCTATACTGAATCCGAAATGTTTGTGTATTTTTCTGCCATATGAATAAACTaagaaaaatataaacaaaactaAGTAATTATGTATTCCTTATATGCAGATCGCCAGCAGTTtatgatgtgtttttatttaaaatatcccTGCTAACAATTTCTATACCAGTTGATGTAATTGAAATAATGTATTTCATTGTTCTTGAGAAAAAGTGTACTTTTCAGCCCTTGCTTCCCAAATCagtataaaatattaaagtaataaGATGTAACACATAGCATGTATGGACTTTAAAaggcaccccccttcccaaatAACTCTTAATCACAGCAGACCTTCAAACTTTGCTTGTGAAATAAAAAGCCTTTCTTAGTTTTCTAAGAAGACTTATAGATTGTTTCTAAGTATACCAGTTTTACAGAGTGGGAACAACAATAGGGAAGTTCCTATAACGTTTCCTTACAGTTCTTATTTCTTGAATAGTGAGGATTGTAAAGACTTTCATACAAACCCTATGAGGATAAGGTGTTCCCAGTGATCTGCTTCCGGCATGCAAAAGAAAGTGGCAGCAGATGTTAGAAGAACCTAGTGTCTCATATATGAC of Sphaerodactylus townsendi isolate TG3544 linkage group LG06, MPM_Stown_v2.3, whole genome shotgun sequence contains these proteins:
- the MDFIC gene encoding myoD family inhibitor domain-containing protein isoform X1 codes for the protein MASRNSLCLSSLSHDPQTLTEDQGGTSRCYSCGTLVAQTSMVHQHLTDVSTQTPMSPTSPRLAQSGSHFSPGSKEVELDRLEIERRQLVSRGYSTAILNTILASRRPSTKRIYNTTWKAFVRWCWQKKVPPTEPKISDILAFLQEGLEIGLRANTLRRKVAALTSVLPRLEGFVPTSHPHIVRFLRGATLKDRPVNHHFPTWRLHTVLHALTATPFEPIMDVPLKHLRMKVIFLVVITSARRFSELAAFSIKPPLCVFHKDKVVLCTDPAFVPKVNSTFHRRQEIFLPTFCADPKHPKEAYWHKLDIRAATWSSLSTFVRHYRLNVYSAADSDYSRRVLQHIIGEDFDPTL